A window from Musa acuminata AAA Group cultivar baxijiao chromosome BXJ3-10, Cavendish_Baxijiao_AAA, whole genome shotgun sequence encodes these proteins:
- the LOC104000284 gene encoding cleavage stimulating factor 64 — MAASGGSQHRCVFVGNIPYDATEEQLIQICEEVGPVVSFRLVFDRETGKPKGYGFCEYKDEETALSARRNLQGYEINGRQLRVDFAENDKNADRNREQGRGGPGLASSADVQKQFSGAPILGDSTLHQPLGLPLAATAASVMAGVLGGAQTSNAQNVLQSQPGVGNDPLTHYLSRLSRHQMHEIMSEMKALTAKNKALAHQLLQASPQLSKALFQAQIMLRMVTPQMMQMAGSGQSSISTSQFSSHLGQASSQTLGGKLSKPPETLVPITSQSPVILKQASLPIQQVHVQPQYQLPPLPQGQVLQGTLPSSWPQSIDGVPLQPSPLSSSICPISQSQTPLSQQPVPTVASLTHHPQLAHPNTTLQQPNLSRPSISQTGLSNVQPPSVGLETLPRQISTSSADSVRTSRISTQSLSGGPADRTSMAAHILEPISYPPAKLRRLEDGSGATQTLITNPAVNNAALRTVGSGTVAGSQTIVTDSVGHSEKQMPQIPPEVESALLQQVLSLTPEQLSSLPLEQQQQVLQLQQMLSASK, encoded by the exons ATGGCCGCCTCCGGTGGTTCCCAGCACCGCTGCGTCTTCG TTGGTAACATACCGTATGATGCAACGGAGGAGCAGCTTATTCAGATATGCGAGGAAGTTGGCCCCGTGGTGTCCTTCAG GTTGGTATTTGATAGAGAAACTGGAAAACCCAAAGGTTATGGGTTTTGTGAGTATAAAGATGAAGAAACAGCTCTGAGTGCTCGCCGCAACCTTCAGGGCTATGAGATAAATGGTCGTCAGTTACGAGTTGACTTTGCCGAAAATGATAAAAATGCTGACCGTAACAGGGAGCAG GGTCGTGGTGGACCAGGATTGGCGTCAAGTGCTG ATGTTCAAAAACAATTTAGTGGAGCCCCTATCTTGGGTGATTCAACTCTTCATCAACCACTAGGGCTCCCATTAGCTGCAACCGCTGCTTCTGTCATGGCTGGAGTTCTCGGTGGAGCTCAGACTTCTAATGCACAAAATGTGTTACAGAGCCAACCTGGAGTAGGAAATGATCCCTTAACTCACTATCTGTCTAGATTATCTAGACACCAAATGCATGAAATTATGTCTGAGATGAAG GCCCTGACTGCTAAGAACAAGGCTCTAGCTCACCAACTTTTGCAAGCAAGTCCACAGTTGTCCAAAGCTCTTTTTCAG GCACAGATAATGCTTCGCATGGTTACACCACAGATG ATGCAGATGGCAGGTAGTGGCCAATCATCAATTTCAACCTCTCAATTTTCGTCCCATCTTGGGCAGGCATCTTCACAAACACTAGGTGGAAAGTTGTCTAAGCCACCTGAGACTCTAGTGCCAATCACATCACAGAGCCCCGTAATCCTCAAACAGGCTTCGTTACCTATTCAGCAAGTCCATGTTCAACCTCAATACCAGCTCCCACCACTGCCACAAGGTCAAGTGTTACAAGGAACTTTACCATCAAGCTGGCCTCAATCTATTGACGGTGTTCCACTTCAGCCTTCTCCTTTATCATCATCCATATGCCCGATATCACAGAGTCAAACCCCTCTTTCACAGCAGCCAGTACCAACTGTTGCAAGTTTAACGCATCATCCTCAGCTGGCACATCCAAATACCACTCTGCAACAGCCAAACTTGTCACGTCCATCTATTTCTCAG ACTGGCTTGTCAAATGTTCAACCACCGTCAGTTGGATTAGAGACACTTCCAAGACAAATTTCAACATCTTCTGCAGATTCAGTCCGTACTTCAAGAATCAGTACACAAAGTTTAAGTGGGGGACCAGCAGATCGAACAAGTATGGCAGCTCATATTTTGGAACCAATAAGTTATCCTCCTGCAAAATTACGAAGGTTAGAAGATGGAAGTGGTGCCACGCAAACATTGATCACTAATCCTGCTGTTAATAATGCTGCACTTCGAACAGTTGGATCCGGCACAGTTGCTGGGAGTCAAACCATCGTAACAGATTCGGTTGGACATTCTGAGAAGCAGATGCCTCAG ATTCCACCTGAAGTAGAGTCAGCTCTACTGCAGCAAGTACTGAGTCTAACACCAGAACAGTTGAGTTCGTTACCGTTAGAGCAGCAACAGCAAGTGCTTCAGCTCCAGCAGATGTTATCAGCTAGCAAATAG
- the LOC135651405 gene encoding uncharacterized protein LOC135651405, with product MISTDPTAGSTEEHRPASHRVRNRSRSQPRFFSGSAYPSPCPRSSAIPFSWEQRPGIPKSLSHTAATEDVSALPLPPPARSRSELSTTRKKRSAASPDPFAAALAVCSNGLPHDGGDVGELCLVPDAAPQRAASIADRFRLFDLYGSCKAACSVVDATVRLPRTGSLGFPGRRPGPDNI from the coding sequence ATGATCTCCACCGATCCGACGGCCGGATCCACCGAGGAGCACCGTCCCGCAAGCCACCGTGTCCGAAACCGATCGCGCTCCCAGCCCCGGTTCTTCTCTGGCTCCGCCTACCCCTCCCCATGCCCCCGCTCCTCCGCCATCCCATTCTCCTGGGAGCAGCGCCCCGGAATCCCCAAATCCCTCTCCCACACCGCCGCAACTGAGGACGTCTCTgccctccccctccctccccccGCCCGCTCCCGCTCGGAACTCTCCACCACGCGCAAGAAGCGCTCCGCCGCCTCCCCCGACCCGTTCGCGGCCGCGCTCGCGGTCTGCTCCAATGGCCTCCCGCACGACGGCGGCGACGTGGGCGAGCTCTGTTTAGTGCCCGACGCCGCGCCACAGAGGGCGGCCTCCATCGCCGACCGGTTCCGGCTCTTCGACTTGTACGGCTCCTGCAAGGCGGCGTGCTCCGTCGTGGACGCTACGGTCCGCCTCCCTCGGACCGGGTCGTTGGGTTTCCCCGGCCGCCGGCCCGGCCCAGACAACATCTGA
- the LOC135651211 gene encoding dirigent protein 22-like — MARLLYIPSATLFFFLSFTAVLFTAAYAAEEEAHGFLQSQRAVKKPVREKLSHLRFYWHDVISGPSPSAVRVAEAASSNASATAFGVVVMMDDPVTLGPELTSRLVGRAQGFYAFASKEESALLMAMNFAFVEGKYNGSTIAVLGRNAVFSGVREMPVVGGSGLFRLARGYAQARTYSFDTNTGDTVVEYNLFVTHY; from the coding sequence ATGGCCAGACTCCTCTACATTCCCTCTGccaccctcttcttcttcctctcgtttaCTGCGGTGTTGTTCACTGCAGCCtatgcggcggaggaggaggcgcaTGGCTTCCTGCAGAGCCAGAGAGCAGTGAAGAAGCCGGTGCGCGAGAAGCTGAGCCACCTGCGGTTCTACTGGCACGACGTGATCAGCGGGCCGAGCCCGAGCGCGGTGCGCGTGGCGGAGGCCGCCTCGTCGAACGCGTCGGCCACCGCGTTCGGCGTGGTGGTGATGATGGACGACCCCGTGACTCTGGGGCCGGAGCTGACCTCGAGGCTCGTCGGCCGGGCTCAGGGATTCTACGCCTTCGCCTCCAAGGAGGAGTCGGCGCTGCTCATGGCCATGAACTTCGCCTTCGTCGAGGGGAAGTACAACGGGAGCACGATCGCCGTACTGGGGCGGAACGCGGTGTTCTCCGGCGTGAGGGAGATGCCGGTGGTTGGCGGGAGCGGGCTGTTCCGGCTGGCCCGCGGCTACGCCCAGGCCAGGACGTACAGCTTCGACACCAACACCGGCGACACCGTCGTCGAGTACAATCTCTTCGTCACGCATTACTAG
- the LOC135651406 gene encoding uncharacterized protein LOC135651406 yields the protein MVLNAARQGEEGGAEDIDLGEEQIIVVAVTAAKRAAVAAAERAAVAIVAERAAAAKRAAAVATAKRATAAAVAKRAVAAAATKRVAVAAVERAAAIAMSKMAATACSSEMRERG from the coding sequence ATGGTTCTGAATGCTGCTCGTCAAGGCGAAGAAGGTGGAGCAGAGGACATCGACTTGGGAGAAGAGCAAATCATTGTTGTTGCAGTTACTGCGGCAAAGAGGGCTGCTGTGGCTGCGGCAGAGAGGGCTGCTGTGGCTATTGTGGCAGAGAGAGCTGCTGCGGCAAAGAGAGCTGCTGCGGTTGCTACGGCAAAGAGAGCTACTGCGGCTGCTGTGGCAAAGAGAGCTGTTGCGGCTGCTGCGACAAAGAGAGTTGCTGTGGCTGCGGTAGAGAGGGCTGCTGCGATTGCTATGTCAAAGATGGCGGCAACGgcttgctcgagcgagatgcgggaacGAGGATAG
- the LOC103975092 gene encoding dirigent protein 22-like, which translates to MAELRGFSFTTGFFLFAVVFAFASAAEEPHGFLQSEKLVKKPVREKLSHLRFYWHDVVSGPDPTAVTVARAAASSTNASASGFGTVVMIDDPMTVGPELSSRLVGRAQGFYALAAKEETALLMAMNLAFVEGKYNGSTIAVLGRNAVFSDVREMPVVGGSGLFRLARGYAQARTHSFDPKTGDAVVEYNVFVMHY; encoded by the coding sequence ATGGCCGAACTCCGTGGATTTTCCTTTACCACCGGCTTCTTCCTCTTTGCTGTCGTGTTCGCTTTTGCTTCTGCAGCAGAAGAGCCGCATGGGTTCCTCCAGAGCGAGAAGCTGGTGAAGAAGCCGGTGCGCGAGAAGCTGAGCCACCTGCGGTTCTACTGGCACGACGTGGTGAGCGGGCCGGACCCGACCGCCGTCACCGTGGCCCGGGCCGCCGCCTCGTCCACGAACGCGTCGGCCAGCGGGTTCGGCACTGTGGTCATGATCGACGACCCGATGACGGTGGGGCCGGAGCTGTCGTCACGGCTCGTCGGCCGGGCGCAGGGGTTCTACGCGCTCGCCGCTAAGGAGGAGACCGCCCTGCTCATGGCCATGAACTTGGCCTTCGTGGAGGGGAAGTACAACGGGAGCACGATCGCCGTCCTGGGGCGGAACGCGGTGTTCTCCGATGTGCGGGAGATGCCGGTGGTGGGCGGGAGCGGGCTGTTCCGGCTGGCCCGCGGCTACGCCCAGGCCAGGACGCACAGCTTCGACCCCAAGACCGGCGACGCCGTGGTCGAGTACAATGTCTTTGTCATGCATTACTAG